In Quercus robur chromosome 10, dhQueRobu3.1, whole genome shotgun sequence, a genomic segment contains:
- the LOC126702737 gene encoding disease resistance protein RPS6-like, with product MHDLIQQMGWEIVRQESPDMIEKRSRLLCYEDAPEILIENTGSNEIRGITMCLPKPQNMKLNLEKMRSLKYLKVRNVICEDLESLPSGLRLLDWNEFPLLSLPSAFEPKNLVVLKMQQSHIKLDKHFKRCRFETLIYMGLSYCKNITKVPDLSLIAPNIKELGLRACINLVEVHQSVGLLEELKFLDLCGCQNLRIIPRNLKLKSLKTVYFHGCESLEQVTEALFSSIEYLIALRELTISFKNVKEVPSSISNLKNLSILHMYDCDNFPKAMDTPDCFPKLEILGIRYSNITTLPEINIRFPKLKGLSLQHCWNLREIPMPLLHLGDLYIEGCSSLDSQSRRRLLNQLGKTFGLPQNMVCSRPRGSLHQDSVSEKCCDTSKMYCTPDFVSDGYGFQFNLVLPGTKIPMWFNHQSVGSSVSFSISSKSLAFAFCVALKIEPKVVANRYDYFFCSIHIFFNGYKERSFSRDFWLDSSSFMWFHYGSNSSIDGMVLEDCNNVKLLFEVSDYDKKMSKITIERCGAHIACICPSRSPSVDKMACIRIHESLRVSFDESLKMFLRRVASQNLVRFSKTHCPLCEIAEDSLLHLFQYCPYAKVVWYGGRWGFRVEMIQAQTLMEFVEHIIDPPSELLAERITKDEFTLHATVAMKILWMAREEALVSNSKPNINQLVHRLNKQYDFYLRPLFIEQNRGSVWTKPLDELVKLNFNASCDQNNVGLAVVLKDQDGNGRAIERGINISSKMGVPLAKEERKLW from the exons ATGCATGACTTGATTCAACAAATGGGTTGGGAAATTGTTCGACAAGAATCACCAGATATGATTGAGAAGCGTAGTAGGCTATTATGTTATGAGGATGCTCCTGAAATACTAATTGAAAATACG GGGTCAAATGAAATTCGAGGCATAACAATGTGCTTGCCTAAACCACAAAACATGAAgttgaatcttgaaaagatgAGGAGTCTCAAATATTTGAAAGTTCGCAATGTTATTTGTGAAGACCTTGAATCTCTTCCCAGTGGGTTGAGGTTACTTGATTGGAATGAATTTCCTTTATTGTCCTTACCATCAGCCTTTGAGCCTAAAAACCTCGTTGTACTCAAGATGCAACAAAGCCACATAAAGTTGGACAAGCATTTCAAG AGGTGTCGATTCGAAACATTGATATATATGGGTTTGtcatattgtaaaaatattacgAAGGTACCCGACTTATCACTGATtgccccaaacataaaggaatTGGGCCTTCGTGCATGCATAAATCTAGTTGAGGTTCATCAGTCCGTTGGACTTCTTGAAGAGCTTAAATTCTTGGATCTTTGCGGATGCCAAAATCTTAGAATTATACCAAGAAACCTCAAGTTGAAATCTCTTAAAACGGTTTATTTCCATGGCTGTGAAAGTCTTGAGCAAGTAACGGAAGCATTGTTTTCATCAATAGAATATCTCATTGCCCTTCGTGAGTTAACTATAAGTTTTAAAAACGTGAAAGAGGTTCCAAGTAGCAtctctaatttaaaaaatcttaGCATTCTCCATATGTATGATTGTGACAATTTTCCAAAAGCCATGGATACTCCTGATTGTTTCCCCAAATTAGAAATTTTAGGTATCCGTTACAGCAACATTACTACCCTCCCTGAAATCAATATCAGATTTCCGAAATTAAAAGGGCTTTCCTTGCAACACTGCTGGAACCTTCGGGAAATTCCAATGCCTCTACTACATCTAGGAGATTTATATATAGAAGGGTGCAGTTCCTTGGATTCACAATCAAGAAGAAGATTACTGAATCAG CTTGGAAAAACGTTTGGGCTTCCACAAAATATGGTATGTTCAAGGCCAAGGGGATCATTGCATCAAGACTCTGTTTCTGAAAAGTGCTGCGATACATCTAAAATGTACTGTACACCTGACTTTGTTAGTGATGGATATGGATTTCAGTTTAACCTTGTCCTTCCAGGAACTAAGATTCCAATGTGGTTCAACCATCAAAGTGTTGGAAGCTCTGTATCATTCTCGATCAGTTCGAAATCTCTAGCATTTGCTTTCTGTGTTGCTTTAAAAATAGAACCAAAGGTTGTGGCAAATcgatatgattattttttttgttctatccACATTTTCTTCAATGGTTATAAAGAAAGGTCCTTTTCACGTGATTTTTGGTTAGATTCATCATCTTTTATGTGGTTTCACTATGGGAGCAATAGCTCAATTGATGGCATGGTTTTAGAGGATTGCAACAACGTTAAGCTTCTCTTTGAAGTTTCAGattatgataaaaaaatgtcaaaaattacAATAGAAAGGTGTGGAGCCCATATAGCATGCATCTGTCCTTCTCGAAGTCCTAGTGTAGATAAGATGGCCTGCATAAGAATTCATGAAAGTTTAAGAGTGTCCTTTGATGAAAGCTTAAAAATGTTTTTACGTAGAGTCGCTAGTCAAAACCTTGTCAGATTCTCAAAAACGCATTGCCCTCTCTGTGAAATAGCAGAAGATTCCCTTTTACATCTATTTCAATATTGTCCCTATGCCAAAGTAGTGTGGTATGGTGGTAGGTGGGGTTTTCGAGTCGAAATGATCCAAGCTCAAACTCTAATGGAATTTGTTGAACATATAATTGACCCCCCAAGTGAGTTACTCGCAGAAAGAATAACCAAAGATGAGTTCACGCTACATGCAACAGTGGCAATGAAAATCCTTTGGATGGCACGAGAGGAAGCTTTGGTTTCAAACAGTAAACCCAACATAAACCAATTAGTCCATCGTCTCAACAAACAGTATGACTTTTACTTGAGACCACTCTTCAtagagcaaaacaggggaagtGTTTGGACCAAACCACTTGATGAATTGGTAAAGCTTAATTTCAATGCATCGTGTGATCAAAACAATGTAGGCTTGGCTGTGGTTCTCAAAGATCAAGATGGGAATGGCAGAGCTATCGAACGTGGCATAAACATCAGCAGCAAGATGGGAGTACCATTGGCCAAAGAGGAGCGCAAATTGTGGTAG